The sequence TCCAGGCATCTTCAGGCTTTGGTTCTGAAAGGGCCGGCACAAAATGGAAATTAGGGAAGCGCCGCTCCAGGTCCGCCATTTCATCCAGATAGAACATATCCCGCCTGGAGCGGGCACCAAAGAAGTACCAGATCTCCCGGTTTGTCCACTGGCCAGTCTGGGCCATGTGGTTCAATATGGATTTAAAGGGAGCCATACCAGAGCCACCGGCCACAAAGATCATGGTCGCATCCGTATCCCGTACAAAAAATTCACCGAAGGGACCAACCACTTCAACCGGATCCCCTTCTTTAAGGTACTGATGCACCCAGGTCGTGGCGATACCGCCGGGAACCAGCCGAATAAGGAGTTCGATGTGTTCCCTGTCCTGGGGCGTGGAAGACATGGAATAGGCCCGCTGAACGCTTTCTTTAACATCCCCGTAGGGAGGTACCACAAGTTGGGCGTATTGCCCCGGCGTAAAGGAGATACCCCCGGCGGCGATTGCTTCGTCGGAAAGCCGGAGGTACACCTCCTTTATGTCATAGGTGAGGTTTCGGATTTGTTCTACGGTAGTTTTAAATTTACGGACATTAAAAAGGGCCTCCGGCAATTCTATGGCAATATTTTTTTTCACCTTGATCTGGCAGGAAAGCCGCACATTACGAGCCACTTCTTCACTATTTAAATAGGGAAGCTCCGTGGGCAGGTGGGGGCCCACATCGGAGAGCACCCGAACCTTGCAGGCCCCGCAGGAGCCCCGGCCGCCACAGGCGGAGGGCACAAAGATATTCTGAAACGCCAACGTCCCCAGCAGGGGACTCCCGCCTTTCACGGTCAGGATCTTCTTACCCCCATTTATATCGATATTCACTTCACCATAATCGTTCACAATCCGGTCAGTGATAGAAATAACCAGGGCCAGAACCGATGAAATTAGGCCCACCACGAGGGGACCGAGCAAAAAAGGACTCATGGGCACCTCCTACTGAACATTGAGCATACCGGAAAAACCAATAAAGGCCATGGCCATAAACCCAATGGTGATGACGGTGATACCGGCCCCCTTAAGCCCCGCGGGCACCGGCGCAGCATCAATCTTTTTCCGAATTGATGAAAGGAGCATGATGGCAAGCCACCAGCCCACACCGGATCCAAAACCAAAACTCAGGGCCTGCCAGAAGTTGTAATTCCGGATTTGCATAAAGAGAATGGCCCCCAGAATGGCGCAGTTCACCGTAATAAGGGGAAGAAATATACCCAATGCAAGGTAAAGGGCCGGAGACAGGCGATCTATCAGCATTTCCAAAATTTGAACAATAGCCGCAATAACAATGATAAAGATGATAAAGGAAAGGTATTCCAGCCCCAGGGGCTCTATGACCAGTTTCAGCACCGTCCAGGAAACCACCATGGTGATGGTCATGACCACGGTGACCGCGAGACCCAGGCCAAAGGAACTTTTCTGGTCCTTGGAGATGGAAATAAAGGAGCACATGCCGAGGAAATTTGCCAGGAGGATGTTGCTCGTAAAGACCGATGCAAAAAGCAGGGTTATCGGATGCACCACGGGAGTCATTTTGCCTCTCCTTGTTTAGCCTTAGCGGCAATTTTCATGTTCTCCTGCAGGGTTTTAGCTCCCCACATGACCAGGGCCACGAGGAAAAAGGCGCTGGGGGCCATAATCATGATGGTCCAGGGAGTAAAGGAAGCTCCCAAGAGGGCGCTCAGCACGGGAAGACCGAAGAGGCTACCGAACCCCAGGAGTTCCCGGACCACCGCGATCAGCATGAGCACCGCCATGTAGCCGAAACCGCTCGTGAGTCCGTCCCAAAAAGAAAGGAGCGGCGGGTTGGATCGGGCAAAACCCTCTGCCCGGCCCATGATGATACAGTTGGTGATAATGAGCCCCACATAGGGCCCCAGGGAACGGGAAATATCCGGTAGGTAGGCCCGGAGCAGTATATCGATAATGATGACAAAAAAGCTGATTACCAGGACCTGAACAATCATGCGGACCTTGTTCGGAATAAACTTATTCATAGCCGAAATGGTCATGCTGGAAAAGGCGGTGGTCAGGCTCACTCCGATAGTCATGATAGCCGTATTGGTAAGGTTGTTGGTTACCGCCAGGGTCGAGCAGATACCCAATACCTGGATAAAAATAGGATTATTCCACCACAGGTTCTGCACAAGTATTTCTGCGGCGGGTCCCCGTTTTTTTGCTCCGCTCATCGCAAGCCTCCCTGATCCCGCAGTGTTTCAAACACCCGGATCTCCCTGTTTACAATATCTTGAATTGCCTGGCTCGTCCGGGATGCGCCGGTAACCCCATCCAGTTGGCTATTGTTCGGGTCCGGGTCCCCCTTCCCGCTTCCCTGGAGAACCACAATTCCCTCCGGTCCT comes from Treponema sp. J25 and encodes:
- a CDS encoding 2Fe-2S iron-sulfur cluster binding domain-containing protein gives rise to the protein MSPFLLGPLVVGLISSVLALVISITDRIVNDYGEVNIDINGGKKILTVKGGSPLLGTLAFQNIFVPSACGGRGSCGACKVRVLSDVGPHLPTELPYLNSEEVARNVRLSCQIKVKKNIAIELPEALFNVRKFKTTVEQIRNLTYDIKEVYLRLSDEAIAAGGISFTPGQYAQLVVPPYGDVKESVQRAYSMSSTPQDREHIELLIRLVPGGIATTWVHQYLKEGDPVEVVGPFGEFFVRDTDATMIFVAGGSGMAPFKSILNHMAQTGQWTNREIWYFFGARSRRDMFYLDEMADLERRFPNFHFVPALSEPKPEDAWTGPVGLITAVLDSYFKEKIGKDKPMEGYLCGSPGMIDACVKVMTANGISQDKIYYDKFA
- a CDS encoding Rnf-Nqr domain containing protein, which gives rise to MTPVVHPITLLFASVFTSNILLANFLGMCSFISISKDQKSSFGLGLAVTVVMTITMVVSWTVLKLVIEPLGLEYLSFIIFIIVIAAIVQILEMLIDRLSPALYLALGIFLPLITVNCAILGAILFMQIRNYNFWQALSFGFGSGVGWWLAIMLLSSIRKKIDAAPVPAGLKGAGITVITIGFMAMAFIGFSGMLNVQ
- a CDS encoding NADH:ubiquinone reductase (Na(+)-transporting) subunit D, with the protein product MSGAKKRGPAAEILVQNLWWNNPIFIQVLGICSTLAVTNNLTNTAIMTIGVSLTTAFSSMTISAMNKFIPNKVRMIVQVLVISFFVIIIDILLRAYLPDISRSLGPYVGLIITNCIIMGRAEGFARSNPPLLSFWDGLTSGFGYMAVLMLIAVVRELLGFGSLFGLPVLSALLGASFTPWTIMIMAPSAFFLVALVMWGAKTLQENMKIAAKAKQGEAK